A stretch of the Pseudomonas sp. ACM7 genome encodes the following:
- a CDS encoding aspartyl/asparaginyl beta-hydroxylase domain-containing protein, whose amino-acid sequence MSYYCLLFFLLYSISAWPIIRSQFDMLNIVVPYSTVRRFSSYTCWLVPLSIFTLVAGLYSRTELVGFGLLLSSQLLLLCLLIWLYATVVITCRSALKWREPVLTLWYEALDELGDIDDKTRECILDLIESEFHGRKLSRSSRLSNGLLKPVMPIPYATNININGFKSSFGLRKPLWSKDDFCFLSGIDTLLAEMTQELIQLYEKHKNTQEKYPFHGDPLWKSVPLYKGGQKVAVYADLVPNTIRFVEDVVPGATIREVVLSSLEPGGHIEPHLDYVYPMLTLHLPILCADDGLSGLRIGEEIVSWRTGEIAIIDTTFQHESWNHSECTRVNLMFDFWPGDLSPSAKAFFTEVYSRQMLRHLK is encoded by the coding sequence GTGTCCTACTACTGCTTGTTATTTTTTCTTCTCTATTCCATCAGCGCTTGGCCGATTATTCGCTCCCAATTTGATATGCTCAATATCGTCGTACCTTATTCCACCGTGCGACGTTTTAGTAGCTACACCTGTTGGCTCGTTCCGCTCTCCATTTTTACGTTGGTGGCGGGACTCTACAGCAGAACTGAATTAGTCGGATTTGGACTTTTACTATCAAGCCAGTTATTACTACTTTGCCTCCTAATCTGGTTATATGCGACGGTTGTGATTACCTGCAGGTCTGCTCTAAAGTGGCGGGAACCTGTGCTCACATTATGGTACGAGGCATTAGATGAGCTTGGCGATATTGATGATAAAACTCGCGAGTGTATCCTCGATCTAATTGAGTCGGAATTTCATGGAAGAAAGTTATCACGCTCTAGCCGCCTATCCAACGGTTTGCTTAAGCCTGTCATGCCTATACCTTATGCTACGAATATAAATATCAACGGATTTAAGTCGTCATTCGGACTCAGAAAGCCTCTTTGGTCTAAAGACGATTTCTGCTTCCTCTCAGGCATTGATACGCTTCTTGCCGAGATGACGCAGGAACTAATCCAGCTCTATGAAAAACACAAGAACACCCAAGAAAAATATCCCTTTCATGGCGATCCTTTGTGGAAATCAGTTCCACTTTATAAAGGAGGTCAAAAAGTTGCTGTATACGCTGACCTTGTTCCAAATACGATTCGCTTTGTCGAGGATGTTGTGCCAGGCGCTACTATCAGAGAGGTTGTGCTTTCAAGCCTAGAACCGGGCGGTCACATCGAGCCGCATTTGGATTATGTTTATCCTATGCTGACGTTACATCTTCCTATCCTTTGCGCTGACGATGGGTTATCTGGACTGAGAATCGGGGAAGAGATCGTTAGTTGGAGAACGGGTGAAATAGCAATCATTGACACGACTTTTCAGCATGAGTCTTGGAACCATAGTGAATGTACTCGTGTAAATCTGATGTTTGATTTCTGGCCCGGGGACCTGAGCCCGTCGGCGAAAGCTTTTTTCACTGAAGTTTACTCGCGGCAGATGCTGCGACACTTAAAATAA